One window of Alosa sapidissima isolate fAloSap1 chromosome 21, fAloSap1.pri, whole genome shotgun sequence genomic DNA carries:
- the znf516 gene encoding zinc finger protein 516 isoform X2, translating into MEVEGHLTTNDSQAKPSTHACDLCGRTFPFLSALTKHMLKHAKDKPVKGSTDAVKLESSLGQTSMEIQEQEEKEGQREEEVKKKEEEVMEGEEEEKEGGVPEEQEGCSSPTESTSACNRVVNGGGGEKDAVKSQRKGPGRKDRSEGNPCPLRQRTLRSQTEQDRGSAVPHEEEAPLACQLCGFKASSKEQLLSHEEKVHLPSDALASGEGSPDEGAPADGDLPPAGEYPCGQCDQVFTQAWFLKSHMKKHQGPLDHGCRICGRRFREPWFLRSHMKTHVIRAKPKAGNPEVPATINGVAQDETALVNDVCLYELCAKCGNFFQDRQSLWLHEQVHERVSGGRRDAEKENEPLPNNTSDSKTPTSKKAFLEFLNLREAGSTEKPPEESQVSRIPELDPISSYQAWQLATRGRVVEASEHSLGWEERLADADVAYDREKGEYVLLKQEKRKKQQLVAPSTSNTPSAAKKKRTSNNGATGAEENEHGSSGDVSPESHSDSEYRPTTTNSRRPSQNKTSECLECGKGFRSQQQMVIHMLIRHGGGSGFGAGMESSAPIFRDAAALSFLTNAAFRDQKPAGQTKDSDKKPSSDRHSAFKHSAGSSSSHQQGSASQSDSSEPGAASLILAGESTEGSSVLDPVKQPDGLVRHRCPFCTHSTLYPEVLWIHQRVAHKVNSSSTLAPKWALRNGFKGPRSTLEFRRRTGPPPFLEGKDCPALTETRKPRTQPPQPQSPAAASGSKTDRTSTSESSPSRSRGHPHKASSSSSTSTSASTPSSKPKTSGSTGSRKRPADASAASNPSGTPKKPSAHAPSPKTSSRAAASSLLPQEGLHFVLASQHGHEDQGKAPAAVAPSTQCRDDSPATAPTSAADSSFQNSSGRAPDTLGGYPGDASQLDVLSFLKNCSPTELAALYHHWGLGTTAMLDQAGVARSLLQQMKYVCPVCGKSFSQPSHYRTHMRSHTGERPFRCRYCPYSASQKGNLKTHVQTVHRVTFDNTSYSEGRLRQEAQPEEDAAAHGPATAQDHLEAEAADSEGLSEGLG; encoded by the exons ATGGAGGTGGAAGGACACCTGACGACCAACGATAGCCAGGCCAAGCCCTCGACGCACGCCTGTGACCTCTGCGGCCGAACGTTCCCTTTCCTCAGCGCCCTCACCAAGCACATGCTGAAACACGCCAAGGACAAGCCTGTGAAGGGCTCGACGGACGCGGTCAAGCTTGAGAGCAGCTTGGGTCAGACCTCCATGGAGATCCAAGAacaggaagagaaggaagggcagcgggaggaggaggtgaagaagaaagaggaggaggtgatggaaggcgaggaggaggagaaggaaggaggggTGCCGGAGGAGCAGGAGGGTTGCTCCAGCCCCACGGAAAGCACCTCGGCATGCAACCGAGTGGTCAAcggcggaggaggagagaaggacgcTGTCAAGTCCCAGAGGAAGGGACCGGGGAGGAAGGATAGGAGTGAGGGGAATCCCTGCCCTCTGCGACAGAGGACACTCCGCAGCCAGACGGAGCAGGACCGGGGCTCGGCCGTGCCTCACGAGGAGGAGGCTCCGCTCGCCTGCCAGCTGTGCGGCTTCAAGGCCTCCAGCAAGGAGCAGCTGCTCAGCCACGAGGAGAAGGTACACCTCCCCTCGGATGCCCTTGCCAGTGGGGAGGGCTCCCCAGACGAGGGGGCCCCAGCGGACGGGGATCTCCCTCCAGCGGGGGAGTACCCCTGCGGGCAGTGCGACCAGGTCTTCACCCAGGCCTGGTTCCTCAAGTCGCACATGAAGAAGCACCAGGGCCCCCTCGACCACGGCTGCCGGATCTGCGGCCGGCGTTTCCGCGAGCCATGGTTCCTGCGCAGCCACATGAAGACGCACGTCATCCGGGCCAAGCCCAAGGCGGGAAACCCCGAAGTCCCGGCGACCATCAACGGGGTGGCCCAGGACGAGACGGCGCTGGTGAACGACGTGTGTCTCTACGAACTTTGCGCCAAATGCGGCAACTTCTTCCAGGACCGCCAGAGCTTGTGGTTGCACGAGCAGGTCCACGAGCGCGTCAGTGGTGGCCGTCGTGACGCAGAGAAAGAAAACGAGCCTCTGCCGAACAACACTAGCGACTCCAAGACTCCCACGTCGAAGAAAGCTTTCCTGGAGTTCCTGAACCTCAGAGAAGCAGGCTCCACAGAGAAACCTCCAGAGGAGTCCCAAGTGAGCCGAATCCCCGAGCTCGACCCAATAAGCAGCTACCAAGCCTGGCAGCTGGCCACCAGGGGCAGGGTGGTGGAGGCCTCCGAGCACAGCCTGGGCTGGGAGGAGAGGCTGGCGGATGCCGACGTGGCCTACGACCGGGAGAAGGGCGAGTACGTCCTCCTAAAGCAGGAGAAGCGGAAGAAGCAACAGCTTGTCGCTCCGAGCACTTCGAACACTCCGAGCGCTGCCAAGAAAAAACGAACGTCGAATAACGGCGCCACTGGGGCGGAGGAAAACGAACATGGCTCCTCCGGAGACGTTAGCCCAGAGAGCCATTCCGACTCGGAATACCGCCCGACCACCACAAACAGTCGCCGGCCTTCCCAGAACAAGACCTCTGAGTGCCTGGAGTGCGGCAAAGGTTTCCGCTCGCAGCAGCAGATGGTCATCCACATGCTGATACGGCACGGAGGGGGCAGCGGTTTCGGAGCTGGGATGGAGTCATCCGCCCCAATATTCAGGGACGCAGCAGCACTCTCTTTCTTAACAAACGCTGCGTTTAGGGATCAGAAGCCGGCTGGACAAACCAAAGACTCAG ACAAAAAGCCATCGAGTGATCGGCACTCAGCCTTCAAGCACAGCGCAGGCTCTTCCTCGTCCCACCAGCAGGGGTCAGCATCGCAAAGCGACAGTAGCGAGCCTGGCGCTGCCAGCCTCATCCTGGCTGGGGAGAGCACTGAGGGCTCCTCGGTCCTGGACCCCGTCAAGCAGCCGGACGGCCTGGTCCGACATCGATGCCCATTCTGCACCCACAGCACACTCTACCCGGAGGTGCTGTGGATCCATCAGCGTGTGGCGCACAAGGTGAACAGCAGCAGCACGCTGGCCCCCAAGTGGGCTCTGCGGAACGGCTTCAAGGGCCCGCGCTCGACCCTGGAGTTCCGCCGGCGCACCGGACCACCACCTTTCCTGGAGGGCAAGGACTGCCCGGCGCTGACCGAGACCCGCAAGCCGCGCACCCAGCCCCCGCAGCCCCAGAGCCCTGCTGCGGCCAGCGGGTCCAAGACTGACCGCACCAGCACTAGTGAATCCAGCCCCTCCCGGAGCAGGGGACACCCCCACAAAGCCTCCTCAtcatcctccacctccacatcaGCGTCCACTCCTTCTTCCAAACCCAAAACGAGCGGCAGCACCGGTAGCCGAAAGCGACCCGCTGATGCTTCTGCAGCCTCCAACCCCTCAGGGACCCCCAAGAAGCCCTCGGCCCACGCGCCCAGCCCAAAGACATCAAGCAGGGCTGCTGCCAGCAGCCTTCTGCCCCAAGAGGGCCTGCACTTTGTCCTGGCCAGCCAGCACGGGCATGAGGATCAGGGCAAGGCGCCAGCGGCGGTGGCCCCCTCCACGCAGTGCAGGGACGACTCTCCGGCCACGGCACCGACCTCGGCAGCGGACTCATCCTTCCAGAACTCGTCCGGGAGGGCACCAGACACCCTCGGTGGTTACCCAGGAGACGCCTCTCAGCTGGACGTCCTGAGCTTCCTGAAGAACTGCAGCCCAACTGAGCTGGCTGCCCTTTACCACCACTGGGGCCTTGGCACCACCGCCATGCTGGATCAAGCGG GAGTGGCAAGGTCCCTGTTGCAGCAGATGAAGTATGTTTGCCCTGTGTGTGGGAAGAGCTTCAGCCAACCCAGCCACTATCGCACCCACATGAGATCCCACACAG
- the znf516 gene encoding zinc finger protein 516 isoform X1 translates to MEVEGHLTTNDSQAKPSTHACDLCGRTFPFLSALTKHMLKHAKDKPVKGSTDAVKLESSLGQTSMEIQEQEEKEGQREEEVKKKEEEVMEGEEEEKEGGVPEEQEGCSSPTESTSACNRVVNGGGGEKDAVKSQRKGPGRKDRSEGNPCPLRQRTLRSQTEQDRGSAVPHEEEAPLACQLCGFKASSKEQLLSHEEKVHLPSDALASGEGSPDEGAPADGDLPPAGEYPCGQCDQVFTQAWFLKSHMKKHQGPLDHGCRICGRRFREPWFLRSHMKTHVIRAKPKAGNPEVPATINGVAQDETALVNDVCLYELCAKCGNFFQDRQSLWLHEQVHERVSGGRRDAEKENEPLPNNTSDSKTPTSKKAFLEFLNLREAGSTEKPPEESQVSRIPELDPISSYQAWQLATRGRVVEASEHSLGWEERLADADVAYDREKGEYVLLKQEKRKKQQLVAPSTSNTPSAAKKKRTSNNGATGAEENEHGSSGDVSPESHSDSEYRPTTTNSRRPSQNKTSECLECGKGFRSQQQMVIHMLIRHGGGSGFGAGMESSAPIFRDAAALSFLTNAAFRDQKPAGQTKDSADKKPSSDRHSAFKHSAGSSSSHQQGSASQSDSSEPGAASLILAGESTEGSSVLDPVKQPDGLVRHRCPFCTHSTLYPEVLWIHQRVAHKVNSSSTLAPKWALRNGFKGPRSTLEFRRRTGPPPFLEGKDCPALTETRKPRTQPPQPQSPAAASGSKTDRTSTSESSPSRSRGHPHKASSSSSTSTSASTPSSKPKTSGSTGSRKRPADASAASNPSGTPKKPSAHAPSPKTSSRAAASSLLPQEGLHFVLASQHGHEDQGKAPAAVAPSTQCRDDSPATAPTSAADSSFQNSSGRAPDTLGGYPGDASQLDVLSFLKNCSPTELAALYHHWGLGTTAMLDQAGVARSLLQQMKYVCPVCGKSFSQPSHYRTHMRSHTGERPFRCRYCPYSASQKGNLKTHVQTVHRVTFDNTSYSEGRLRQEAQPEEDAAAHGPATAQDHLEAEAADSEGLSEGLG, encoded by the exons ATGGAGGTGGAAGGACACCTGACGACCAACGATAGCCAGGCCAAGCCCTCGACGCACGCCTGTGACCTCTGCGGCCGAACGTTCCCTTTCCTCAGCGCCCTCACCAAGCACATGCTGAAACACGCCAAGGACAAGCCTGTGAAGGGCTCGACGGACGCGGTCAAGCTTGAGAGCAGCTTGGGTCAGACCTCCATGGAGATCCAAGAacaggaagagaaggaagggcagcgggaggaggaggtgaagaagaaagaggaggaggtgatggaaggcgaggaggaggagaaggaaggaggggTGCCGGAGGAGCAGGAGGGTTGCTCCAGCCCCACGGAAAGCACCTCGGCATGCAACCGAGTGGTCAAcggcggaggaggagagaaggacgcTGTCAAGTCCCAGAGGAAGGGACCGGGGAGGAAGGATAGGAGTGAGGGGAATCCCTGCCCTCTGCGACAGAGGACACTCCGCAGCCAGACGGAGCAGGACCGGGGCTCGGCCGTGCCTCACGAGGAGGAGGCTCCGCTCGCCTGCCAGCTGTGCGGCTTCAAGGCCTCCAGCAAGGAGCAGCTGCTCAGCCACGAGGAGAAGGTACACCTCCCCTCGGATGCCCTTGCCAGTGGGGAGGGCTCCCCAGACGAGGGGGCCCCAGCGGACGGGGATCTCCCTCCAGCGGGGGAGTACCCCTGCGGGCAGTGCGACCAGGTCTTCACCCAGGCCTGGTTCCTCAAGTCGCACATGAAGAAGCACCAGGGCCCCCTCGACCACGGCTGCCGGATCTGCGGCCGGCGTTTCCGCGAGCCATGGTTCCTGCGCAGCCACATGAAGACGCACGTCATCCGGGCCAAGCCCAAGGCGGGAAACCCCGAAGTCCCGGCGACCATCAACGGGGTGGCCCAGGACGAGACGGCGCTGGTGAACGACGTGTGTCTCTACGAACTTTGCGCCAAATGCGGCAACTTCTTCCAGGACCGCCAGAGCTTGTGGTTGCACGAGCAGGTCCACGAGCGCGTCAGTGGTGGCCGTCGTGACGCAGAGAAAGAAAACGAGCCTCTGCCGAACAACACTAGCGACTCCAAGACTCCCACGTCGAAGAAAGCTTTCCTGGAGTTCCTGAACCTCAGAGAAGCAGGCTCCACAGAGAAACCTCCAGAGGAGTCCCAAGTGAGCCGAATCCCCGAGCTCGACCCAATAAGCAGCTACCAAGCCTGGCAGCTGGCCACCAGGGGCAGGGTGGTGGAGGCCTCCGAGCACAGCCTGGGCTGGGAGGAGAGGCTGGCGGATGCCGACGTGGCCTACGACCGGGAGAAGGGCGAGTACGTCCTCCTAAAGCAGGAGAAGCGGAAGAAGCAACAGCTTGTCGCTCCGAGCACTTCGAACACTCCGAGCGCTGCCAAGAAAAAACGAACGTCGAATAACGGCGCCACTGGGGCGGAGGAAAACGAACATGGCTCCTCCGGAGACGTTAGCCCAGAGAGCCATTCCGACTCGGAATACCGCCCGACCACCACAAACAGTCGCCGGCCTTCCCAGAACAAGACCTCTGAGTGCCTGGAGTGCGGCAAAGGTTTCCGCTCGCAGCAGCAGATGGTCATCCACATGCTGATACGGCACGGAGGGGGCAGCGGTTTCGGAGCTGGGATGGAGTCATCCGCCCCAATATTCAGGGACGCAGCAGCACTCTCTTTCTTAACAAACGCTGCGTTTAGGGATCAGAAGCCGGCTGGACAAACCAAAGACTCAG cAGACAAAAAGCCATCGAGTGATCGGCACTCAGCCTTCAAGCACAGCGCAGGCTCTTCCTCGTCCCACCAGCAGGGGTCAGCATCGCAAAGCGACAGTAGCGAGCCTGGCGCTGCCAGCCTCATCCTGGCTGGGGAGAGCACTGAGGGCTCCTCGGTCCTGGACCCCGTCAAGCAGCCGGACGGCCTGGTCCGACATCGATGCCCATTCTGCACCCACAGCACACTCTACCCGGAGGTGCTGTGGATCCATCAGCGTGTGGCGCACAAGGTGAACAGCAGCAGCACGCTGGCCCCCAAGTGGGCTCTGCGGAACGGCTTCAAGGGCCCGCGCTCGACCCTGGAGTTCCGCCGGCGCACCGGACCACCACCTTTCCTGGAGGGCAAGGACTGCCCGGCGCTGACCGAGACCCGCAAGCCGCGCACCCAGCCCCCGCAGCCCCAGAGCCCTGCTGCGGCCAGCGGGTCCAAGACTGACCGCACCAGCACTAGTGAATCCAGCCCCTCCCGGAGCAGGGGACACCCCCACAAAGCCTCCTCAtcatcctccacctccacatcaGCGTCCACTCCTTCTTCCAAACCCAAAACGAGCGGCAGCACCGGTAGCCGAAAGCGACCCGCTGATGCTTCTGCAGCCTCCAACCCCTCAGGGACCCCCAAGAAGCCCTCGGCCCACGCGCCCAGCCCAAAGACATCAAGCAGGGCTGCTGCCAGCAGCCTTCTGCCCCAAGAGGGCCTGCACTTTGTCCTGGCCAGCCAGCACGGGCATGAGGATCAGGGCAAGGCGCCAGCGGCGGTGGCCCCCTCCACGCAGTGCAGGGACGACTCTCCGGCCACGGCACCGACCTCGGCAGCGGACTCATCCTTCCAGAACTCGTCCGGGAGGGCACCAGACACCCTCGGTGGTTACCCAGGAGACGCCTCTCAGCTGGACGTCCTGAGCTTCCTGAAGAACTGCAGCCCAACTGAGCTGGCTGCCCTTTACCACCACTGGGGCCTTGGCACCACCGCCATGCTGGATCAAGCGG GAGTGGCAAGGTCCCTGTTGCAGCAGATGAAGTATGTTTGCCCTGTGTGTGGGAAGAGCTTCAGCCAACCCAGCCACTATCGCACCCACATGAGATCCCACACAG
- the znf516 gene encoding zinc finger protein 516 isoform X3: MEVEGHLTTNDSQAKPSTHACDLCGRTFPFLSALTKHMLKHAKDKPVKGSTDAVKLESSLGQTSMEIQEQEEKEGQREEEVKKKEEEVMEGEEEEKEGGVPEEQEGCSSPTESTSACNRVVNGGGGEKDAVKSQRKGPGRKDRSEGNPCPLRQRTLRSQTEQDRGSAVPHEEEAPLACQLCGFKASSKEQLLSHEEKVHLPSDALASGEGSPDEGAPADGDLPPAGEYPCGQCDQVFTQAWFLKSHMKKHQGPLDHGCRICGRRFREPWFLRSHMKTHVIRAKPKAGNPEVPATINGVAQDETALVNDVCLYELCAKCGNFFQDRQSLWLHEQVHERVSGGRRDAEKENEPLPNNTSDSKTPTSKKAFLEFLNLREAGSTEKPPEESQVSRIPELDPISSYQAWQLATRGRVVEASEHSLGWEERLADADVAYDREKGEYVLLKQEKRKKQQLVAPSTSNTPSAAKKKRTSNNGATGAEENEHGSSGDVSPESHSDSEYRPTTTNSRRPSQNKTSECLECGKGFRSQQQMVIHMLIRHGGGSGFGAGMESSAPIFRDAAALSFLTNAAFRDQKPAGQTKDSADKKPSSDRHSAFKHSAGSSSSHQQGSASQSDSSEPGAASLILAGESTEGSSVLDPVKQPDGLVRHRCPFCTHSTLYPEVLWIHQRVAHKVNSSSTLAPKWALRNGFKGPRSTLEFRRRTGPPPFLEGKDCPALTETRKPRTQPPQPQSPAAASGSKTDRTSTSESSPSRSRGHPHKASSSSSTSTSASTPSSKPKTSGSTGSRKRPADASAASNPSGTPKKPSAHAPSPKTSSRAAASSLLPQEGLHFVLASQHGHEDQGKAPAAVAPSTQCRDDSPATAPTSAADSSFQNSSGRAPDTLGGYPGDASQLDVLSFLKNCSPTELAALYHHWGLGTTAMLDQAGVARSLLQQMKYVCPVCGKSFSQPSHYRTHMRSHTVLLESNGGADRNPSSK; encoded by the exons ATGGAGGTGGAAGGACACCTGACGACCAACGATAGCCAGGCCAAGCCCTCGACGCACGCCTGTGACCTCTGCGGCCGAACGTTCCCTTTCCTCAGCGCCCTCACCAAGCACATGCTGAAACACGCCAAGGACAAGCCTGTGAAGGGCTCGACGGACGCGGTCAAGCTTGAGAGCAGCTTGGGTCAGACCTCCATGGAGATCCAAGAacaggaagagaaggaagggcagcgggaggaggaggtgaagaagaaagaggaggaggtgatggaaggcgaggaggaggagaaggaaggaggggTGCCGGAGGAGCAGGAGGGTTGCTCCAGCCCCACGGAAAGCACCTCGGCATGCAACCGAGTGGTCAAcggcggaggaggagagaaggacgcTGTCAAGTCCCAGAGGAAGGGACCGGGGAGGAAGGATAGGAGTGAGGGGAATCCCTGCCCTCTGCGACAGAGGACACTCCGCAGCCAGACGGAGCAGGACCGGGGCTCGGCCGTGCCTCACGAGGAGGAGGCTCCGCTCGCCTGCCAGCTGTGCGGCTTCAAGGCCTCCAGCAAGGAGCAGCTGCTCAGCCACGAGGAGAAGGTACACCTCCCCTCGGATGCCCTTGCCAGTGGGGAGGGCTCCCCAGACGAGGGGGCCCCAGCGGACGGGGATCTCCCTCCAGCGGGGGAGTACCCCTGCGGGCAGTGCGACCAGGTCTTCACCCAGGCCTGGTTCCTCAAGTCGCACATGAAGAAGCACCAGGGCCCCCTCGACCACGGCTGCCGGATCTGCGGCCGGCGTTTCCGCGAGCCATGGTTCCTGCGCAGCCACATGAAGACGCACGTCATCCGGGCCAAGCCCAAGGCGGGAAACCCCGAAGTCCCGGCGACCATCAACGGGGTGGCCCAGGACGAGACGGCGCTGGTGAACGACGTGTGTCTCTACGAACTTTGCGCCAAATGCGGCAACTTCTTCCAGGACCGCCAGAGCTTGTGGTTGCACGAGCAGGTCCACGAGCGCGTCAGTGGTGGCCGTCGTGACGCAGAGAAAGAAAACGAGCCTCTGCCGAACAACACTAGCGACTCCAAGACTCCCACGTCGAAGAAAGCTTTCCTGGAGTTCCTGAACCTCAGAGAAGCAGGCTCCACAGAGAAACCTCCAGAGGAGTCCCAAGTGAGCCGAATCCCCGAGCTCGACCCAATAAGCAGCTACCAAGCCTGGCAGCTGGCCACCAGGGGCAGGGTGGTGGAGGCCTCCGAGCACAGCCTGGGCTGGGAGGAGAGGCTGGCGGATGCCGACGTGGCCTACGACCGGGAGAAGGGCGAGTACGTCCTCCTAAAGCAGGAGAAGCGGAAGAAGCAACAGCTTGTCGCTCCGAGCACTTCGAACACTCCGAGCGCTGCCAAGAAAAAACGAACGTCGAATAACGGCGCCACTGGGGCGGAGGAAAACGAACATGGCTCCTCCGGAGACGTTAGCCCAGAGAGCCATTCCGACTCGGAATACCGCCCGACCACCACAAACAGTCGCCGGCCTTCCCAGAACAAGACCTCTGAGTGCCTGGAGTGCGGCAAAGGTTTCCGCTCGCAGCAGCAGATGGTCATCCACATGCTGATACGGCACGGAGGGGGCAGCGGTTTCGGAGCTGGGATGGAGTCATCCGCCCCAATATTCAGGGACGCAGCAGCACTCTCTTTCTTAACAAACGCTGCGTTTAGGGATCAGAAGCCGGCTGGACAAACCAAAGACTCAG cAGACAAAAAGCCATCGAGTGATCGGCACTCAGCCTTCAAGCACAGCGCAGGCTCTTCCTCGTCCCACCAGCAGGGGTCAGCATCGCAAAGCGACAGTAGCGAGCCTGGCGCTGCCAGCCTCATCCTGGCTGGGGAGAGCACTGAGGGCTCCTCGGTCCTGGACCCCGTCAAGCAGCCGGACGGCCTGGTCCGACATCGATGCCCATTCTGCACCCACAGCACACTCTACCCGGAGGTGCTGTGGATCCATCAGCGTGTGGCGCACAAGGTGAACAGCAGCAGCACGCTGGCCCCCAAGTGGGCTCTGCGGAACGGCTTCAAGGGCCCGCGCTCGACCCTGGAGTTCCGCCGGCGCACCGGACCACCACCTTTCCTGGAGGGCAAGGACTGCCCGGCGCTGACCGAGACCCGCAAGCCGCGCACCCAGCCCCCGCAGCCCCAGAGCCCTGCTGCGGCCAGCGGGTCCAAGACTGACCGCACCAGCACTAGTGAATCCAGCCCCTCCCGGAGCAGGGGACACCCCCACAAAGCCTCCTCAtcatcctccacctccacatcaGCGTCCACTCCTTCTTCCAAACCCAAAACGAGCGGCAGCACCGGTAGCCGAAAGCGACCCGCTGATGCTTCTGCAGCCTCCAACCCCTCAGGGACCCCCAAGAAGCCCTCGGCCCACGCGCCCAGCCCAAAGACATCAAGCAGGGCTGCTGCCAGCAGCCTTCTGCCCCAAGAGGGCCTGCACTTTGTCCTGGCCAGCCAGCACGGGCATGAGGATCAGGGCAAGGCGCCAGCGGCGGTGGCCCCCTCCACGCAGTGCAGGGACGACTCTCCGGCCACGGCACCGACCTCGGCAGCGGACTCATCCTTCCAGAACTCGTCCGGGAGGGCACCAGACACCCTCGGTGGTTACCCAGGAGACGCCTCTCAGCTGGACGTCCTGAGCTTCCTGAAGAACTGCAGCCCAACTGAGCTGGCTGCCCTTTACCACCACTGGGGCCTTGGCACCACCGCCATGCTGGATCAAGCGG GAGTGGCAAGGTCCCTGTTGCAGCAGATGAAGTATGTTTGCCCTGTGTGTGGGAAGAGCTTCAGCCAACCCAGCCACTATCGCACCCACATGAGATCCCACACAG TGCTGTTAGAGTCCAACGGAGGAGCAGACAGAAACCCCTCGTCCAA